In one Colletotrichum destructivum chromosome 2, complete sequence genomic region, the following are encoded:
- a CDS encoding Putative rieske [2Fe-2S] iron-sulfur domain, rieske [2Fe-2S] iron-sulfur domain superfamily, with product MSSFRARSRSEAGWFLAGLSSSFPDLGADEGNLSELRFCDADLKPGCKVFHVPKSDSTQSTEVLMAPDVLNYAELEGDLKEQVLVFRYKGKFHAVDHKCPHSSYPLSHGTPFDIEDFGMVLSAGLTCPKHGWSFDLFSGMADRARYKLGVWEVQLRDIAETGGSKAATANADQEVWVRRKQKIG from the exons ATGAGCTCATTCAGGGCCCGATCTCGGTCAGAAGCAGGATggttcctcgccggcctcagCTCCTCGTTCCCCGACCTCGGGGCTGACGAGGGCAACCTCTCGGAGCTCCGGTTCTGCGATGCGGACCTGAAGCCGGGGTGCAAGGTCTTCCACGTGCCCAAGTCGGACAGCACGCAGAGCACCGAGGTGCTGATGGCCCCCGACGTCCTGAACTACGCCGAGCTGGAAGGGGATCTAAAGGAGCAGGTTCTTGTCTTTAGATACAAGGGCAAGTTTCACGCCGTCGATCAT AAATGCCCACACTCCTCATATCCTTTATCGCATGGCACCCCGTTCGACATTGAGGATTTCGGCATGGTCTTGAGTGCGGGCCTGACCTGCCCGAAGCATGGGTGGTCGTTTGACCTCTTCTCTGGGATGGCAGACCGCGCGAGGTACAAGCTGGGTGTTTGGGAGGTCCAGTTGCGGGACATCGCAGAGACGGGGGGATCCAAAGCTGCGACGGCAAACGCGGACCAGGAGGTGTGGGTGAGAAGAAAGCAGAAAATAGGTTAG